A part of Aegilops tauschii subsp. strangulata cultivar AL8/78 chromosome 2, Aet v6.0, whole genome shotgun sequence genomic DNA contains:
- the LOC109764343 gene encoding serine carboxypeptidase-like 35 isoform X1 produces the protein MAMAFFLLAAAASAAVAGASWSPRPEGDLVTGLPGQPEVGFKHYAGYVDVGTGGDKALFYWFFEAEQEPEKKPLMLWLNGGPGCSSIAYGAAQELGPFLVRGYGANLTRNAYAWNKAVNLLFLEAPVGVGFSYTNKTADLGRLGDRVTAQDSYTFLLNWLAKFPEFKGRDFYIAGESYAGHYVPQLADLIYEGNKAAGRGSIINLKGFMIGNAVLNDETDQLGMVEYAWSHAIISDELHSAVTRECDSFKEEADGGRPGKGCSSAVRAFMGAFDDIDIYSIYTPTCLSPSAGSASAAPRSSRLVTAPRLFSQHEAWHMMRRAPAGYDPCTEAYVTRYFNRQDVQRALHANRTGLKYPYSPCSAVISKWNDSPATVLPVLKKLMAAGLRVWVYSGDTDGRVPVTSTRYSVNAMKLRARARSGWRAWFYRQQVAGWAVEYEEGLTLVTVRGAGHQVPLFAPDRSLAMLYHFLRGQPLPAAAPR, from the exons ATGGCCATGGCATTCTTCCTCCTTGCCGCGGCGGCGTCAGCGGCTGTCGCCGGAGCCTCCTGGAGCCCGCGGCCAGAGGGCGACCTCGTCACCGGGCTCCCTGGGCAACCAGAGGTCGGGTTCAAGCACTACGCCGGCTACGTCGACGTCGGAACGGGCGGCGACAAGGCGCTCTTCTACTGGTTCTTCGAGGCCGAGCAGGAGCCGGAGAAGAAGCCCCTCATGCTGTGGCTCAACGGAG GGCCCGGGTGCTCGTCCATCGCCTACGGCGCGGCCCAGGAGCTGGGCCCGTTCCTGGTCAGGGGCTACGGCGCGAACCTCACCCGCAACGCCTACGCGTGGAACAAAG CCGTGAACCTGCTGTTCCTGGAGGCGCCGGTGGGCGTGGGGTTCTCCTACACCAACAAGACGGCGGACCTGGGCCGCCTCGGCGACCGCGTGACGGCGCAGGACTCGTACACCTTCCTCCTCAACTGGCTCGCCAAGTTCCCGGAGTTCAAGGGCCGCGACTTCTACATCGCCGGAGAGAGCTACGCCG GGCACTACGTCCCGCAGCTCGCAGATCTCATCTACGAGGGGAACAAAGCGGCGGGCAGAGGCAGCATCATCAACCTCAAAGGCTTCATG ATTGGCAACGCGGTGCTGAACGACGAGACGGACCAGCTGGGCATGGTGGAGTACGCGTGGAGCCACGCCATCATCTCCGACGAGCTGCACTCGGCGGTGACGCGGGAGTGCGACTCCTTCAAGGAGGAGGCCGACGGCGGCAGGCCCGGGAAGGGCTGCTCGTCGGCCGTCCGCGCCTTCATGGGCGCCTTCGACGACATCGACATCTACAGCATCTACACGCCGACGTGCCTCTCCCCCTCCGCCggctccgcctccgccgcgccGCGCTCGTCCAGGCTCGTCACCGCgccccgcctcttctcccagCAC GAGGCATGGCACATGATGAGGCGTGCGCCGGCGGGGTACGACCCGTGCACGGAGGCGTACGTGACCAGGTATTTCAACCGCCAGGACGTGCAGCGGGCGCTGCACGCCAACCGGACGGGCCTCAAGTACCCATACTCGCCTTGCAG CGCGGTGATAAGCAAGTGGAACGACTCGCCGGCGACCGTACTCCCCGTCCTGAAGAAGCTCATGGccgccgggctgcgcgtctgggTCTACAG CGGCGACACGGACGGGAGGGTGCCGGTGACGTCGACGCGGTACAGCGTCAACGCGATGAAGCTGCGGGCGCGGGCGAGGAGCGGGTGGCGGGCGTGGTTCTACAGGCAGCAGGTAGCTGGGTGGGCGGTGGAGTACGAGGAGGGGCTGACGCTGGTGACGGTGCGCGGGGCGGGGCACCAGGTGCCGCTCTTCGCGCCCGACCGCTCGCTCGCCATGCTCTACCACTTCCTCCGGGGCCAGCCCCTGCCGGCCGCCGCTCCACGCTAG
- the LOC109764343 gene encoding serine carboxypeptidase-like 35 isoform X2, with amino-acid sequence MAMAFFLLAAAASAAVAGASWSPRPEGDLVTGLPGQPEVGFKHYAGYVDVGTGGDKALFYWFFEAEQEPEKKPLMLWLNGGPGCSSIAYGAAQELGPFLVRGYGANLTRNAYAWNKAVNLLFLEAPVGVGFSYTNKTADLGRLGDRVTAQDSYTFLLNWLAKFPEFKGRDFYIAGESYAGHYVPQLADLIYEGNKAAGRGSIINLKGFMIGNAVLNDETDQLGMVEYAWSHAIISDELHSAVTRECDSFKEEADGGRPGKGCSSAVRAFMGAFDDIDIYSIYTPTCLSPSAGSASAAPRSSRLVTAPRLFSQHRGDKQVERLAGDRTPRPEEAHGRRAARLGLQRRHGREGAGDVDAVQRQRDEAAGAGEERVAGVVLQAAGSWVGGGVRGGADAGDGARGGAPGAALRARPLARHALPLPPGPAPAGRRSTLAEVCLVHSSAQQSYEQVLHHWVVALYYACN; translated from the exons ATGGCCATGGCATTCTTCCTCCTTGCCGCGGCGGCGTCAGCGGCTGTCGCCGGAGCCTCCTGGAGCCCGCGGCCAGAGGGCGACCTCGTCACCGGGCTCCCTGGGCAACCAGAGGTCGGGTTCAAGCACTACGCCGGCTACGTCGACGTCGGAACGGGCGGCGACAAGGCGCTCTTCTACTGGTTCTTCGAGGCCGAGCAGGAGCCGGAGAAGAAGCCCCTCATGCTGTGGCTCAACGGAG GGCCCGGGTGCTCGTCCATCGCCTACGGCGCGGCCCAGGAGCTGGGCCCGTTCCTGGTCAGGGGCTACGGCGCGAACCTCACCCGCAACGCCTACGCGTGGAACAAAG CCGTGAACCTGCTGTTCCTGGAGGCGCCGGTGGGCGTGGGGTTCTCCTACACCAACAAGACGGCGGACCTGGGCCGCCTCGGCGACCGCGTGACGGCGCAGGACTCGTACACCTTCCTCCTCAACTGGCTCGCCAAGTTCCCGGAGTTCAAGGGCCGCGACTTCTACATCGCCGGAGAGAGCTACGCCG GGCACTACGTCCCGCAGCTCGCAGATCTCATCTACGAGGGGAACAAAGCGGCGGGCAGAGGCAGCATCATCAACCTCAAAGGCTTCATG ATTGGCAACGCGGTGCTGAACGACGAGACGGACCAGCTGGGCATGGTGGAGTACGCGTGGAGCCACGCCATCATCTCCGACGAGCTGCACTCGGCGGTGACGCGGGAGTGCGACTCCTTCAAGGAGGAGGCCGACGGCGGCAGGCCCGGGAAGGGCTGCTCGTCGGCCGTCCGCGCCTTCATGGGCGCCTTCGACGACATCGACATCTACAGCATCTACACGCCGACGTGCCTCTCCCCCTCCGCCggctccgcctccgccgcgccGCGCTCGTCCAGGCTCGTCACCGCgccccgcctcttctcccagCAC CGCGGTGATAAGCAAGTGGAACGACTCGCCGGCGACCGTACTCCCCGTCCTGAAGAAGCTCATGGccgccgggctgcgcgtctgggTCTACAG CGGCGACACGGACGGGAGGGTGCCGGTGACGTCGACGCGGTACAGCGTCAACGCGATGAAGCTGCGGGCGCGGGCGAGGAGCGGGTGGCGGGCGTGGTTCTACAGGCAGCAGGTAGCTGGGTGGGCGGTGGAGTACGAGGAGGGGCTGACGCTGGTGACGGTGCGCGGGGCGGGGCACCAGGTGCCGCTCTTCGCGCCCGACCGCTCGCTCGCCATGCTCTACCACTTCCTCCGGGGCCAGCCCCTGCCGGCCGCCGCTCCACGCTAGCGGAAGTGTGTCTGGTCCATTCTTCTGCTCAGCAAAGCTACGAGCAAGTGCTTCATCATTGGGTGGTAGCGTTGTACTATGCCTGTAACTGA
- the LOC109764342 gene encoding uncharacterized protein produces the protein MLPHGPTRLTLTPTSPLPTPPSRSHLAAPGPNPRPNPLNPAPNPSAAAMLRRLASAAAPRAFFSPSPAAGHAPRREYGLVPMVIEHTSRGERAYDIFSRLLKERIVCIHGPIADDTASLVVAQLLFLESENPAKPIHLYINSPGGVVTAGLAIYDTMQYIRSPVTTLCIGQAASMGSLLLAAGAPGERRALPNARVMIHQPSGGASGQASDIAIQAKEILKVRDRLNKIYAKHTGQAIDRIEQCMERDMFMDPVEAHAWGLIDEVIEHRPISLVSDAVSSEPPKNSGGGENKGTEEPSPA, from the coding sequence ATGCTTCCCCACGGCCCCACTCGTCTGACTCTAACCCCGACCTCACCTCTCCCCACCCCGCCGTCTCGGTCTCACCTCGCCGCGCCGGGACCCAATCCCAGACCCAATCCCCTAAACCCGGccccaaaccctagcgccgccgccatgctgcgccgcctcgcctccgccgccgccccgcgggCCTTCTTCTCGCCCTCCCCGGCGGCAGGCCACGCCCCGCGCCGCGAGTACGGGCTGGTCCCCATGGTGATCGAGCACACCTCCCGCGGGGAGCGCGCCTACGACATCTTCTCGCGCCTCCTCAAGGAGCGCATCGTCTGCATCCACGGGCCCATCGCCGACGACACGGCCTCGCTCGTCGTCGCCCAGCTGCTCTTCCTCGAGTCCGAGAACCCCGCCAAGCCGATCCACCTCTACATCAACTCCCCCGGCGGGGTCGTCACCGCGGGCCTCGCGATCTACGACACCATGCAGTACATCCGCTCCCCGGTCACCACGCTCTGCATCGGCCAGGCCGCCTCCATGGGCTCGCTGCTGCTCGCCGCGGGCGCGCCCGGCGAGCGCCGCGCGCTGCCGAACGCCCGGGTTATGATCCACCAGCCGTCGGGCGGCGCCTCCGGGCAGGCCTCCGACATTGCGATCCAGGCCAAGGAGATCCTCAAGGTGCGCGACCGCCTCAACAAGATCTACGCCAAGCATACGGGCCAGGCCATCGACCGCATAGAGCAGTGTATGGAGAGGGACATGTTTATGGATCCGGTGGAGGCGCACGCCTGGGGGCTCATCGATGAGGTCATCGAGCACCGCCCTATTTCACTCGTTTCTGATGCCGTGAGCAGCGAGCCACCGAAGAACAGCGGAGGAGGGGAAAACAAGGGAACGGAGGAGCCGTCTCCAGCTTGA